TCTTCTCTAATTTTGGATGGAATTTCCTTATTATGCTCAATTTTATCTATTCTACAACAATATATATTTTTCTTTTTCAGAGATGTTTTGATTGATTTATAAATTTGATCTACATCGCTACGCTCAAAAGAAGTAGCAACAAAACACTTGAGATTCAATTTTTTATTCATAATCCTTTAAACAAAACTATACTATGGTAGCATTGTATTATTGCCATCGGTTTAAAACAATACCTAAATATGGATTTAAAGCAATATATGACCTTGTAAATCATATATTTACATAAAAATAGTACACGTTTTAGTTACACGGCAGGAAAGTACTTCGTCGTAAGTCGTTGATATGTAATGGGCGAGAGAGGGATTGAACCTCCGACTTCCTCGTTGTAAGCGAGGCGTTCTCCCACTGAACTACTCGCCCTTAAAGTATGAGAGCACCGGATCAAAAAAAACAATTAATACATCTAAAGCAGTATTGTTAAAAGATAATAAAGGTTTATCTTAAAAATTGCAACGCTATTTTCTACTTTAATATTACTTTATCAATATAGACTGTTCCCTTATTTTTAGTTGCCCACCCACTATCAAATATGAGATTGAACTCGTTTTCAGAATTTTTCTTTGTAAAACCTTTTAAATTTATTACTATCTTCTGCCATTTCGTAGTAATATCAACAAACTGAGAACCGCCCGAAAAACCCACAGCCGCCTTCTCCGAAAATCCAGACTTCTTATCTCCTTTTATCCAAAAAACTAACTGAGAATATTTTGATACATCAATAGAGCTAAAGTCAATATAGAATCCAGCATAGACAGCCTCTGATGATCCTAAATTGTATTTAAGTTCATAACAACCTCCAGAAAAACCAACCTTATCCGTAGTAACAACCGAACCAGCAACTATAAGAGTTTTATCCTTAGGATTTGAAGTCCAAACACCATGCCCGCTCTCATCCTGTCCATTAAAATTGACCTTTTCGGAAGCAAAAGAAGCAACGGCGCAGAAGACTACAAGAAAGACCACTATACTCCGTATCATATCTTACCTCCTTTTCTTAGAAATTTACTCTCTTTGCATCTATGTAAATTCTTTTATCAACCAGGCAACGCTATCATAGAGAATATCATAACAAACAACGCCACTGTCTCTATAATTCCTAGGACAAGCATATAGTTAGCAAAACCTTTGCCGGTCTCTGCCAATGCATCACAGGCCCGTGCAGCAGCTTTACCCTGCATATAGGCAGAGCATCCCATCGCCAATCCAGCCATTAATCCTATTGTCATCTGCATTACAGTTGACCCTAAATCATAAGGTAGATTAGCAGCCTGAATTTTATTCCTCAATATAAAACCGTAAAATATCTGAGTCAATGGCGCACCCACAAAAGCTATCATCATAAAAGGAGCTGTTTTGTTCTGAGAGAACGCCTTCTTCCAGGCTCCTATAGCTGCCATACCAGCTACACCTATACCTAAGGCAGAACCTACAGCAGTAAGTCCCAATGAAGCATTTAAATCTCCTAGACCCTGTATCATCTCTTGACCTCCTTATTCCTCAAACGGTTTATAACTATTTCCCTTCCACTCCAAATCAAGATGGGTTGAAAACTCAAGAACATTTAATCTCACCCCATGGACAAGAACAGACATCAAACCTAAAACTATATTCAGAGAGTGTCCTAGCAAAACAATTGCTATAGACGATATAATAGCAGGAACACTGTTAAATCCTATATTTGCAGCCATACTGTTAAAAGTAATTGCAATCATTACGGTAGCATAACCAACAGCAAAAAGACGTAGGTAAGACAAGATATCGGCGAAGAAGTTTATAATATCAAAAGGAAGATCTAATAACGACGATATTATTCTCTTTAAAATACTAGTTTTAGGCTTTGAAAATATCATTACCATAAGAGCTCCAAGAATAACAAACATAGGCATTGTTTGTGGAATCTGAAAATTCAAAACTACACCTCGAGTCAGCAGAAACATGGACCATCCAATGGCAATCCAGCCTAAATGACTGAAAAACTTAATAGAATTTGCAAAGCGCAGAGCTGCAACAAGATGAGCAATAGTGAGATGAGCAAACCCTAAAATAAAGCAGAGATAGATAAAATTATTTTGATTGGCATCAACAAAACTATTGAGACCAGATACCATGAAAAAATTAAAAAATGATACCTGAGAAATCCTCTCCACTCCAAACCAATTTCCTGTTATAGCTCCCCAGACAATAGTAGCAGAACTAAGGCAGTAGATAAGCTGCAGGATCTGTTTGGATATATTTTTATTTTTAATCTGAATTAAAAGAGCAGCTATTAAAAAAACAAGCCCGTAACCCGCATCACCTATAATCATAGCAAAGAATATGCTGAAGAACATAAGGAACCAGAAGCTAATATCATACTCCTCATATCCAGGTATAGTATCCATAAGCTTAAAGACAGGATCTATTATCCTTAACCAGCGAGGATTATGTATTAGAGTAGGTACTTCGCTAGGATTGTCTGGATCCCTCAAAAGCAATCCCCAGCTCTCCTTTTCTGCTAAAACATGTAGTATTTTAACTTTATCAATTGGAATAAATCCTTCTAAGAAACTAAAGCCCTCGCAGATATTAATCTCTGAATTAACCTGAGCAAACTCAAGCTCTTTACCTAGAACAGATTTATATCTATTAAAGCAATTTTTAAAACCAGAGAGATGTGTCAATCTCTGACCTATCTCTTGAATCTGCTTCTCTATATCAACCCCCTCCTTCTCAAGCATGCCATACTCTCTATTTGGAATCTGCTCAGGAGTAATAGGCAGAGAACTTTTACTATCAGCAATCAAAGCAATATAGAACCTAGATTTGTCTTTTTTAATTAAATAAGTGTCTTGTTTTACAGCTATATTCTTAAACTTTTTTTTATCTACAATGTATAGCTCCAGATTTATTCCATGCTCTCTAATTTTAGATAGAGAATCTAAAGAGAATATACCCCAATCTCTATACCAATCCAAACCTCTTCTTACTGCAGCTAGCTTATTCTGCAAATCATCTCTATCTCTACCTAAAAAATTTATCTCCTCTATAAATTTAGGAATTTTGCTTTCAGAGCAATCTTTAACACTCTCGGAGTTAAAGCTAGATATCAACTCTATAGCTTTTTTAAAGAGAGAGACTTTATCTTCCAAGAAAGATACCTCTCCAGAAGAGAGAAGCTTCTTTCTCTTTATATGCATAGCGCCTAATGATCTCAAGTTTTCAAGAGCCCTCTTTCTGTCCCTGTTTGAAATCAGCAAAGCTGCCTGCTTCATCTTAACTATCATTCTTAAACCTCTATCCTATCATCTCTGGTTTTTAATTTAGATTTTGCAATTTTACCTCTTACAACTCCAGACATAGATAGATCACCTAAAAAGACGTTTATCTTCTTTATGTTTTTTGCTGCTTCAGGAATCTTGACCTTCTCAAATAGATTGACACGTTGAGTCGTAACTCTCAGCTCCTCCTTAAGAACCTCTCTCGCCCTCTCTAAGACCAAGCTTTTTGCTTTTAAAGTAAGTACATCTCTGAAGACCCCTATGCCTCTATCAACCCAAAGAGGTGTTAGGTATAGATCGTAGGGGTGTTCTTTGAATTTTATATCTTTAAAGAGAGGGATATCAATACCAGCTATATTACCTTTTATTGCAGTTACTCTATCAACTTTAAAGAGATTCTCAATCCCAACATCTTCTCCGAAAACATCTATCCAGGCATTTAGTGATATTAAAAAAGACTCCATTTCTTCTCTGACCTTATTTAAATCTTGATGGTTTTTAATTATCTCTAACTGTAACTGCTGCTTCTTGAGCTGCAGCATTGGAAGGTATTTATTAAAACGCTTGAACGCTTCTTTTTGTTTCTTTAATTCATTCTTCGTCAATTTTAACTTTACCACAATCAGCCTCGCCAAAACTCCTTAATTAATTCGGTCCGAAACGGCACCTCTTCAGGGCTAAAACATCCCGAAAGAATCTCCCAGCCCTTATCTAAGGCAGCTTCTAAAGGTATATTTACAGTTAAATCCATCAATTCCTTTTCAAAGATAACTCCATACTTAAGAAGCTTTTGATCCCAAGCACTCATCTTAAAGCCCATATCCCTTTTCTCTTCTGTCTCCCTGTAGTCAGCATACAGCTGTATCATGCCATTCATAATAGCTCTATGATCAACACGAGTCTTATCATTAATCTGCTGCTTCAATCGGCT
The genomic region above belongs to Candidatus Kaelpia aquatica and contains:
- a CDS encoding V-type ATP synthase subunit K (produces ATP from ADP in the presence of a proton gradient across the membrane; the K subunit is a nonenzymatic component which binds the dimeric form by interacting with the G and E subunits); its protein translation is MIQGLGDLNASLGLTAVGSALGIGVAGMAAIGAWKKAFSQNKTAPFMMIAFVGAPLTQIFYGFILRNKIQAANLPYDLGSTVMQMTIGLMAGLAMGCSAYMQGKAAARACDALAETGKGFANYMLVLGIIETVALFVMIFSMIALPG
- a CDS encoding V-type ATP synthase subunit D → MVKLKLTKNELKKQKEAFKRFNKYLPMLQLKKQQLQLEIIKNHQDLNKVREEMESFLISLNAWIDVFGEDVGIENLFKVDRVTAIKGNIAGIDIPLFKDIKFKEHPYDLYLTPLWVDRGIGVFRDVLTLKAKSLVLERAREVLKEELRVTTQRVNLFEKVKIPEAAKNIKKINVFLGDLSMSGVVRGKIAKSKLKTRDDRIEV